A genomic region of Streptosporangium lutulentum contains the following coding sequences:
- the mfd gene encoding transcription-repair coupling factor, which translates to MSLSGLLDLVTGESKLASVLADVRGGDSSDVSLIAPPALRPFTVAALAREGAKGTARTVLAVTATGREAEDLASALTSLLNEHTVAVFPAWETLPHERLSPRSDTVGQRLAVLRRLAHPIEGDPAAGPLHVIVAPVRALLQPIVRGLGDLPPVRLHVGDDIDLESVVHRLVENGYHRVDMVEKRGEVAVRGGLLDVFPPTEEHPLRLEFWGDTVEEIRWFKVADQRSLEVAEDGLFAAPCREMLLTDDVRRRARELAEEHPSLAETLEQLAEGVPVEGMEAFAPVLAGEMDLLIDHLPGQSAVFVCDPERIRGRADELVRTSQEFLEASWINAASGGEAPIDLGAAAFRTLEDIRDHARELGQPWWSIAPFGGDDLGGGLLLGAHESETYRGDTERALLDIKGWLEEDKVVVLLSEGHGPAERMVELLKGADLPARLERDLDRAPEPKVVHVTTGLVEHGFVTPRLAVLTHLDLVGQKASTKDMRRLPSRRRNMVDPLQLKIGDHVVHEQHGVGRYIEMVQRTVQGATREYLVIEYAKGDRLYVPTDQLDEVTRYVGGESPTLNRMGGGDWTKAKTKAKKAVKEIAGELIRLYSARMASPGHAFAPDTPWQREMEDAFPYAETGDQLEAIDEVKRDMERAIPMDRLICGDVGYGKTEIAVRAAFKAVQDGKQVAVLVPTTLLVQQHMSTFAERFSGFPLNVRPMSRFQSDGEVKETMLGLTEGSVDVVIGTHRLFSPEIRFKQLGLIIIDEEQRFGVEHKEAMKHLRTQVDVLAMSATPIPRTLEMGLTGIREMSTILTPPEERHPILTFVGPYDDKQIAAAIRRELMRDGQTFFVHNRVASINKVASMLHELVPEARIAVAHGQMQEHQLEKIMVGFWERDFDVLVCTTIVESGLDVPNANTLIVDRADNYGLSQLHQLRGRVGRGRERGYAYFLYPPEKPLTETAHERLATISQHTEMGAGMYVAMKDLEIRGAGNILGAEQSGFIAGVGFDLYVRMMAEAVQEQKAKLSGEDLQEERPDVKVELPINAHIPHGYVTSERLRLEAYRRIAEIGSDADVAAVREELVDRYGRPPQEVENLLEVARFRIRARRAGLTDVTLQGQHVKFGPVALKDSQQVRLERLYPKALLKQAAGTLLVPVPKTRPLGGQPLRDLELLKWCGDLVEAMFLESMPVK; encoded by the coding sequence ATGAGCCTTTCCGGACTGCTGGACCTCGTCACCGGGGAATCGAAGCTGGCTTCCGTCCTTGCGGATGTGCGCGGGGGTGACTCCTCCGACGTGTCGCTGATCGCGCCACCCGCGCTGCGTCCCTTCACCGTGGCCGCGCTGGCCAGGGAGGGCGCCAAGGGGACGGCGCGGACCGTGCTCGCGGTGACCGCCACCGGGCGCGAGGCCGAGGATCTCGCCTCGGCGCTCACCAGCCTCCTGAACGAGCACACGGTCGCCGTCTTCCCCGCCTGGGAGACGCTGCCGCACGAGCGCCTGTCGCCGCGCAGCGACACCGTCGGCCAGCGCCTCGCCGTCCTGCGCAGGCTGGCCCACCCGATCGAGGGCGACCCCGCGGCGGGGCCGCTGCACGTGATCGTCGCGCCGGTCAGGGCACTGCTCCAGCCGATCGTGCGCGGTCTGGGCGATCTCCCGCCGGTACGGCTGCACGTCGGCGACGACATCGACCTCGAAAGCGTCGTCCACAGGCTCGTGGAGAACGGCTACCACCGGGTCGACATGGTGGAGAAGCGCGGAGAGGTGGCCGTCAGGGGCGGTCTGCTGGACGTCTTCCCGCCGACCGAGGAGCACCCGCTGCGGCTGGAGTTCTGGGGCGACACCGTCGAGGAGATCCGCTGGTTCAAGGTCGCCGACCAGCGGTCGCTGGAGGTCGCGGAGGACGGCCTGTTCGCCGCTCCCTGCAGGGAGATGCTGCTGACGGACGACGTGAGGCGGCGGGCGCGGGAGCTCGCCGAGGAGCACCCCTCGCTGGCCGAGACCCTGGAGCAACTGGCCGAGGGCGTTCCGGTCGAGGGCATGGAGGCGTTCGCGCCGGTGCTCGCCGGCGAGATGGACCTGCTGATCGATCATCTGCCGGGACAGTCGGCGGTGTTCGTGTGCGACCCGGAACGCATCCGCGGCCGCGCGGACGAGCTCGTGCGGACCAGTCAGGAGTTCCTGGAGGCGTCCTGGATCAACGCCGCGTCCGGGGGAGAGGCCCCGATCGATCTGGGGGCGGCGGCGTTCCGCACGCTGGAGGACATCCGCGACCACGCGCGCGAGCTCGGCCAGCCCTGGTGGTCGATCGCGCCGTTCGGCGGCGACGACCTGGGCGGCGGGCTGCTCCTGGGGGCACACGAGTCGGAGACCTACCGGGGCGACACCGAGCGGGCGCTGCTCGACATCAAGGGCTGGCTGGAGGAGGACAAGGTCGTCGTCCTGCTCAGCGAGGGCCACGGTCCCGCGGAGCGGATGGTCGAGCTGCTCAAGGGCGCGGACCTGCCCGCGCGGCTGGAGCGCGACCTCGACCGGGCCCCGGAGCCCAAGGTCGTCCATGTCACCACCGGTCTGGTCGAGCACGGCTTCGTCACCCCGCGGCTGGCCGTGCTGACCCATCTCGACCTGGTCGGGCAGAAGGCGTCCACCAAGGACATGCGGCGGCTGCCGTCGCGGCGCCGCAACATGGTCGACCCGCTCCAGCTCAAGATCGGCGACCACGTCGTGCACGAGCAGCACGGCGTGGGCCGCTACATCGAGATGGTGCAGCGGACCGTGCAGGGCGCCACCCGCGAATACCTCGTGATCGAGTACGCCAAGGGCGACCGGCTCTACGTGCCGACCGACCAGCTCGACGAGGTCACCCGCTACGTCGGCGGCGAGTCGCCCACGCTCAACCGGATGGGCGGCGGCGACTGGACCAAGGCCAAGACCAAGGCGAAGAAGGCGGTCAAGGAGATCGCCGGCGAGCTGATCCGCCTCTACTCCGCGCGGATGGCCTCGCCGGGACACGCGTTCGCGCCGGACACGCCGTGGCAGCGGGAGATGGAGGACGCCTTCCCCTACGCCGAGACCGGCGACCAGCTGGAGGCCATCGACGAGGTCAAGCGTGACATGGAACGCGCGATCCCGATGGACCGGCTGATCTGCGGCGACGTCGGCTACGGCAAGACCGAGATCGCGGTGCGGGCGGCGTTCAAGGCCGTGCAGGACGGCAAGCAGGTGGCCGTGCTGGTGCCCACCACGCTGCTGGTCCAGCAGCACATGTCCACCTTCGCCGAACGGTTCTCCGGGTTCCCGCTGAACGTCAGGCCGATGTCGCGGTTCCAGAGCGACGGCGAGGTCAAGGAGACCATGCTGGGCCTCACCGAGGGCTCGGTGGACGTGGTGATCGGCACGCACCGGCTGTTCTCGCCGGAGATCAGGTTCAAACAGCTCGGCCTGATCATCATCGACGAGGAGCAGCGGTTCGGCGTCGAGCACAAGGAGGCCATGAAGCACCTGCGGACGCAGGTCGACGTGCTGGCCATGTCGGCGACGCCGATCCCCCGCACGCTGGAGATGGGCCTCACCGGCATCCGGGAGATGTCCACGATCCTCACCCCGCCGGAAGAACGGCACCCGATCCTCACCTTCGTCGGTCCCTACGACGACAAGCAGATCGCCGCCGCGATCCGGCGCGAGCTGATGCGCGACGGCCAGACGTTCTTCGTCCACAACCGCGTCGCGAGCATCAACAAGGTCGCGTCCATGCTGCACGAGCTCGTGCCCGAGGCCAGGATCGCCGTCGCGCACGGTCAGATGCAGGAGCATCAGCTTGAGAAGATCATGGTGGGCTTCTGGGAGCGCGACTTCGACGTGCTCGTCTGCACCACGATCGTCGAGTCCGGGCTGGACGTGCCCAACGCCAACACCCTGATCGTGGATCGGGCCGACAACTACGGCCTGTCCCAGCTCCACCAGCTCCGCGGCCGGGTCGGCCGGGGCCGTGAGCGCGGCTACGCCTACTTCCTGTACCCGCCGGAGAAGCCGCTCACCGAGACCGCCCACGAGCGCCTGGCCACCATCTCGCAGCACACCGAGATGGGCGCGGGCATGTACGTGGCGATGAAGGACCTGGAGATCCGCGGCGCGGGCAACATCCTGGGCGCCGAGCAGTCGGGCTTCATCGCGGGCGTCGGCTTCGACCTCTACGTGCGCATGATGGCGGAGGCCGTACAGGAGCAGAAGGCCAAGCTGTCGGGCGAGGATCTCCAGGAGGAGCGGCCGGACGTCAAGGTCGAGCTGCCGATCAACGCCCACATCCCGCACGGATACGTGACCTCCGAGCGACTGCGCCTGGAGGCCTACCGGCGGATCGCCGAGATCGGCTCCGACGCCGACGTCGCCGCGGTGCGCGAGGAGCTCGTCGACCGGTACGGCCGGCCTCCGCAGGAGGTGGAGAACCTCCTGGAGGTCGCCCGCTTCCGGATCCGCGCCCGCAGGGCCGGGCTCACCGATGTCACCCTGCAGGGCCAGCACGTCAAGTTCGGGCCGGTGGCGCTCAAGGACTCCCAGCAGGTCAGACTCGAACGGCTGTACCCGAAGGCGTTGCTGAAGCAGGCGGCAGGTACCTTGCTGGTACCCGTACCCAAGACCAGACCGCTCGGCGGTCAGCCGCTACGCGACCTGGAACTGCTCAAGTGGTGTGGCGATCTGGTCGAGGCGATGTTCCTTGAGAGCATGCCGGTAAAGTAA
- a CDS encoding SurA N-terminal domain-containing protein: protein MKSTRVRVIVAVAAAGIALTACSPPQAGAAAIVGKDRISAGELDKNVQEYEAALAKANVSASQLQFPGSVPQVVLFQLANSAQRVQVAESKGITVTEAEIDQVISSGEGGAAGYEQQMLGQAVPPSKMRDYTKATLMITKLMAKYGGGTDEAAIQKGQAQVIKDLQAMPITWNPRYGTINEQRSEQQPNLFTESTRFGAPPAAPPAAPVQQ, encoded by the coding sequence GTGAAGTCGACTCGAGTTCGTGTCATCGTGGCGGTCGCCGCCGCGGGTATCGCGTTGACGGCCTGCTCTCCGCCGCAGGCCGGCGCCGCCGCCATCGTGGGTAAGGACCGGATCAGCGCCGGCGAGCTGGACAAGAACGTGCAGGAGTACGAGGCCGCGCTGGCCAAGGCCAACGTCTCCGCCTCCCAGCTGCAGTTCCCGGGCAGCGTTCCGCAGGTCGTGCTCTTCCAGCTCGCCAACTCCGCGCAGCGCGTGCAGGTGGCCGAGAGCAAGGGCATCACGGTCACCGAGGCCGAGATCGACCAGGTGATCTCGAGCGGCGAGGGCGGGGCGGCCGGGTACGAGCAGCAGATGCTCGGACAGGCGGTGCCGCCGTCGAAGATGCGCGATTACACCAAGGCCACCCTGATGATCACCAAGCTCATGGCCAAGTACGGCGGCGGCACCGACGAGGCCGCCATCCAGAAGGGCCAGGCGCAGGTGATCAAGGATCTGCAGGCCATGCCGATCACCTGGAACCCGCGCTACGGCACGATCAACGAGCAGCGGAGCGAGCAGCAGCCGAACCTCTTCACGGAGAGCACCCGCTTCGGGGCGCCTCCCGCCGCTCCTCCCGCCGCTCCTGTGCAGCAGTAG
- a CDS encoding MazG family protein — protein sequence MPLIVVTTSPRVAPGLLSRHAWQVLQDGPVRTGTADHPLLPYLAEAGVSVEVVTPDPAALVREAQVGTVVWLEADEATMRSIGYAAVALDEPPVIEVVPGSYDLPGARLLDLVSVMDRLRVNCPWDAQQTHESLAPYLLEEAYEVLETIEEGDHAALREELGDLLLQVAFHARVAQERPDGFDVDDVADAIVSKLVRRHPHVFADTVVDGAGEVSDNWETIKAAERAAKNGGDSGSVVDGVPMGQPALSLTAQLLRRAERVGAPAELPAGLSAEGVGARLFELVRQAHVAGLDPEAELRAVARVYRDRVRDRES from the coding sequence ATGCCGCTGATCGTCGTCACCACCTCGCCCCGGGTCGCCCCGGGGCTGCTCAGCCGTCACGCGTGGCAGGTCCTGCAGGACGGTCCCGTGCGCACCGGGACCGCCGACCATCCGCTTCTGCCCTACCTCGCGGAGGCCGGAGTGAGCGTGGAGGTCGTGACGCCGGATCCGGCCGCCCTGGTCCGTGAGGCCCAGGTGGGGACCGTCGTGTGGCTGGAGGCCGACGAGGCGACGATGCGCTCCATCGGCTACGCCGCGGTGGCGCTCGACGAGCCGCCGGTGATCGAGGTCGTGCCCGGCTCCTACGATCTGCCGGGGGCGCGGCTGCTCGACCTGGTCTCGGTGATGGACCGGCTCAGGGTGAACTGCCCGTGGGACGCCCAGCAGACCCACGAGTCGCTGGCCCCGTACCTCCTCGAAGAGGCCTACGAGGTGCTGGAGACCATCGAGGAGGGTGATCACGCCGCCCTGCGCGAGGAACTGGGCGACCTGCTCCTCCAGGTGGCCTTCCACGCGCGGGTCGCCCAGGAGCGTCCCGACGGCTTCGACGTCGACGACGTGGCCGACGCGATCGTCTCCAAACTCGTCCGCCGCCACCCGCACGTGTTCGCCGACACCGTGGTCGACGGCGCGGGGGAGGTCAGCGACAACTGGGAGACCATCAAGGCGGCCGAGCGCGCGGCCAAGAACGGCGGCGACTCGGGCTCGGTCGTGGACGGCGTCCCGATGGGGCAGCCCGCCCTCTCCCTCACCGCCCAGTTGCTCCGGCGCGCCGAGCGCGTGGGAGCCCCCGCCGAGCTGCCGGCCGGACTGTCCGCCGAGGGCGTCGGGGCACGGCTTTTCGAGCTCGTACGGCAGGCGCACGTGGCGGGCCTCGACCCGGAGGCCGAGCTGCGCGCCGTCGCCCGCGTCTACCGGGACAGGGTCCGCGACCGGGAGTCGTGA
- the eno gene encoding phosphopyruvate hydratase codes for MASIEGVTAREILDSRGNPTVEVDILLDDGSQGRAAVPSGASTGQFEAVELRDGDERYGGKGVEKAVLGVTDEIADEILGFDATEQRSIDQVMIDLDGTPNKAKLGANAILGVSLAVAKAAADSAELPLFRYLGGPNAHVLPVPMMNILNGGAHADSNVDIQEFMIAPIGAESFREAVRMGTEVYHALKAVLKEKGYATGLGDEGGFAPSLPSNRDALDLILVAIEKAGYVAGEDIGLALDVAASEFHSDGVYTIDGKGLSSAELIAFYEDLVANYPLVSIEDPLDESDWEGWNAMTKALGDKVQLVGDDLFVTNPERLARGIAEGTANALLVKVNQIGTLTETLDAVDLAHRSGYRCMMSHRSGETEDTTIADLAVATNCGQIKTGAPARSDRVAKYNQLLRIEELLDDAARYAGRAAFPRFQR; via the coding sequence GTGGCTTCCATCGAGGGCGTCACCGCCCGCGAGATCCTTGACTCCCGGGGCAACCCGACGGTCGAGGTCGACATCCTCCTGGACGACGGCAGCCAGGGGCGTGCCGCGGTTCCGAGTGGTGCGTCCACCGGTCAGTTCGAGGCCGTCGAGTTGCGTGACGGCGATGAGCGCTACGGCGGCAAGGGGGTCGAGAAGGCCGTCCTCGGCGTGACCGACGAGATCGCCGACGAGATCCTCGGATTCGACGCGACCGAGCAGCGCAGCATCGACCAGGTCATGATCGACCTGGACGGCACGCCGAACAAGGCCAAGCTGGGCGCCAACGCCATCCTGGGCGTCTCCCTGGCGGTGGCCAAGGCCGCCGCCGACAGCGCCGAGCTGCCGCTGTTCCGTTACCTCGGCGGGCCGAACGCGCACGTGCTGCCCGTCCCGATGATGAACATCCTCAACGGCGGCGCGCACGCCGACAGCAACGTCGACATCCAGGAGTTCATGATCGCCCCGATCGGGGCCGAGTCGTTCCGCGAGGCGGTGCGGATGGGGACCGAGGTCTACCACGCGCTCAAGGCCGTGCTGAAGGAGAAGGGCTACGCCACGGGGCTGGGCGACGAGGGCGGCTTCGCCCCGAGCCTGCCCTCCAACCGTGACGCCCTGGACCTGATCCTGGTCGCCATCGAGAAGGCCGGCTACGTGGCCGGAGAGGACATCGGGCTGGCGCTCGACGTGGCCGCCTCCGAGTTCCACTCGGACGGCGTCTACACCATCGACGGCAAGGGCCTGTCCTCCGCCGAACTGATCGCCTTCTACGAGGACCTGGTCGCGAACTACCCGCTGGTCTCCATCGAGGACCCGCTGGACGAGAGCGACTGGGAGGGCTGGAACGCCATGACCAAGGCGCTCGGCGACAAGGTCCAGCTGGTCGGCGACGACCTGTTCGTCACCAACCCCGAGCGCCTGGCCCGCGGCATCGCCGAGGGCACCGCCAACGCGCTGCTGGTCAAGGTCAACCAGATCGGCACCCTGACCGAGACCCTCGACGCGGTGGACCTGGCTCACCGCAGCGGCTACCGCTGCATGATGAGCCACCGTTCCGGCGAGACCGAGGACACCACGATCGCCGACCTCGCCGTGGCCACCAACTGCGGCCAGATCAAGACCGGTGCGCCGGCCCGCTCCGACCGCGTGGCCAAGTACAACCAGTTGCTCCGTATCGAGGAACTCCTCGACGACGCCGCCCGTTACGCGGGTCGCGCGGCGTTCCCGCGTTTTCAGCGGTAG
- a CDS encoding FtsB family cell division protein, with translation MAKRPQLTGRAAVLAIVVCAIAMSLAYPIREYVAQRRAIAQLQQEQARELAAIKDLDDRRKQLQDPGYIKRQARERLFYCDPGQKCYVVMGEQPSPGKGTAGEKKAVKPPWYQTLWESVEAADTGKGTKAAKAAG, from the coding sequence ATGGCGAAACGACCGCAGCTGACGGGACGGGCCGCGGTGCTCGCGATCGTGGTGTGCGCGATCGCCATGAGCCTCGCCTATCCGATCAGGGAGTACGTCGCCCAGCGCCGCGCCATCGCTCAGCTCCAGCAGGAGCAGGCCAGGGAGCTCGCCGCGATCAAGGATCTGGACGACCGCAGGAAGCAGCTCCAGGACCCCGGTTACATCAAGCGGCAGGCCAGGGAGCGGCTGTTCTACTGCGACCCCGGGCAGAAGTGCTATGTCGTCATGGGCGAGCAGCCCTCGCCGGGCAAGGGCACGGCGGGGGAGAAGAAGGCCGTCAAGCCACCGTGGTACCAGACGCTCTGGGAGTCGGTCGAGGCGGCCGACACGGGGAAGGGCACGAAGGCGGCCAAGGCCGCGGGGTGA
- a CDS encoding DUF501 domain-containing protein yields the protein MIDERDVVAVERQLGRAPRGLRAVAHRCPCGLPDVVETAPRLPDGSPFPTLFYLTCPRAASAIGTLETSGMMRSMQARLADDPALAAAYQAAHLDYVARRDEAAAEDGLEPLPRDMQSTGGMPTRVKCLHALVGHELAVPGSNPFGREALDALGEWWASGPCCLVEEEAGAEDGSGGASADQLRPARAGTER from the coding sequence ATGATCGATGAACGCGATGTGGTGGCGGTGGAGCGGCAGCTCGGCCGGGCGCCGCGCGGACTGCGGGCGGTGGCGCACCGCTGCCCGTGCGGGCTGCCGGACGTGGTGGAGACCGCGCCGCGGCTGCCCGACGGATCGCCGTTCCCGACGCTTTTCTACCTGACCTGCCCCCGGGCCGCGTCGGCCATCGGAACGCTCGAAACCTCCGGGATGATGCGGAGCATGCAGGCCAGGCTCGCCGACGACCCCGCCCTGGCCGCCGCCTACCAGGCCGCCCACCTCGACTACGTCGCGCGCCGCGACGAGGCCGCGGCCGAGGACGGGCTGGAGCCGCTGCCCAGGGACATGCAGAGCACCGGGGGCATGCCCACCCGGGTCAAGTGCCTCCATGCCCTGGTCGGTCACGAGCTCGCGGTGCCGGGGAGCAATCCCTTCGGCAGGGAGGCCCTCGACGCGCTCGGCGAGTGGTGGGCGAGCGGGCCGTGCTGCCTCGTGGAGGAGGAGGCGGGGGCGGAGGACGGAAGCGGTGGCGCGAGTGCCGATCAGCTCCGGCCGGCGAGGGCCGGAACCGAGCGCTGA
- a CDS encoding Ppx/GppA phosphatase family protein, translated as MTRVAAIDCGTNSVRLLIADIGGDTLTDVERRMEIVRLGQGVDKTGRLAPEALDRTFAAMRGYAKLIAQHEVSSVRVVATSATRDAANRQDFVDGVREIFGVDPEVITGAEEAELSFAGATRGLVRLSPETGLPVPDGTRPPYLVVDIGGGSTEFVVGSTHVEAALSVDIGCVRLTERHLREAGDPPSAEAVEAVVADIDDALDRVAAEIPVERALTLVGLAGSVTTVAGIALDLPEYDPEKIHHSRITANQTHGISGHLLAVTTQERAAIPVMHPGRVDVIGVGALILDRIVERYGFAEVVVSEHDILDGIAWSVVES; from the coding sequence GTGACCCGTGTCGCCGCGATCGACTGTGGCACCAACTCCGTCCGCCTGCTCATCGCGGACATCGGCGGAGACACCCTGACCGACGTCGAACGGCGCATGGAGATCGTCCGGCTGGGGCAGGGGGTGGACAAGACCGGCAGGCTGGCGCCGGAGGCTCTGGATCGCACGTTCGCCGCGATGCGCGGCTACGCGAAGCTCATCGCCCAGCACGAGGTCTCCTCGGTTCGGGTGGTGGCCACCAGCGCGACCCGGGACGCCGCCAACCGGCAGGACTTCGTGGACGGCGTGCGCGAGATCTTCGGGGTGGACCCCGAGGTGATCACGGGCGCGGAGGAGGCGGAGCTGTCGTTCGCCGGTGCCACCCGCGGCCTGGTGCGGCTCTCACCCGAGACCGGCCTGCCCGTCCCCGACGGCACCCGCCCGCCGTACCTCGTGGTGGACATCGGCGGCGGTTCGACGGAGTTCGTGGTCGGCTCGACGCATGTGGAGGCCGCGCTGTCGGTGGACATCGGGTGTGTCCGGCTGACCGAGCGGCATCTGCGCGAAGCGGGCGACCCGCCGAGCGCCGAGGCGGTGGAGGCCGTGGTCGCGGACATCGACGACGCGCTCGACCGGGTGGCGGCGGAGATTCCGGTGGAGCGGGCGCTGACACTGGTCGGGCTCGCGGGTTCCGTTACCACGGTGGCGGGAATCGCACTTGACCTGCCCGAATACGACCCGGAGAAAATCCATCATTCGCGAATTACCGCAAATCAGACACATGGGATTTCTGGGCATTTGTTGGCGGTGACCACCCAGGAACGGGCCGCCATTCCCGTCATGCATCCCGGCCGGGTGGACGTGATCGGGGTGGGGGCGCTCATCCTGGATCGGATCGTCGAGCGTTACGGTTTCGCCGAGGTGGTTGTTAGCGAACACGACATTCTGGACGGAATCGCCTGGTCTGTCGTCGAATCTTAG
- a CDS encoding uracil-DNA glycosylase, with translation MTHVPPGSGWPDDPARPDTPVAHDPAEVRELASASRTLAELTAAQSVCRACPRLVEWREEVATVKRRAFAGETYWGRPIAGWGEERPEVLIVGLAPAAHGGNRTGRIFTGDRSGDWLFASLHRTGLAAQETSVRAGDGQRLVGARMVAAVRCAPPANKPEPSERAACFPWLARELALVAGSVRVVVALGGFAWQAVWPALKDAGYVLPRPRPAFGHGAEVEISHGGRPAHLLGCYHPSQQNTFTGRVTAEMLDRLFARANVLRGS, from the coding sequence ATGACCCACGTTCCTCCCGGATCCGGCTGGCCCGACGACCCCGCCCGGCCGGACACTCCCGTCGCCCACGATCCCGCCGAGGTGCGGGAGCTCGCGAGTGCGAGCCGTACCCTCGCGGAGCTCACGGCCGCGCAGTCCGTCTGCCGGGCCTGCCCGCGCCTGGTGGAGTGGCGCGAGGAGGTCGCGACGGTCAAGAGACGGGCGTTCGCCGGGGAGACCTACTGGGGGCGGCCCATCGCGGGATGGGGCGAGGAGCGGCCCGAGGTGCTCATCGTCGGGCTGGCCCCGGCCGCGCACGGGGGCAACCGCACCGGGCGGATCTTCACCGGGGATCGCAGCGGGGACTGGTTGTTCGCCTCGCTCCACCGCACGGGCCTGGCCGCGCAGGAGACCAGTGTCCGCGCCGGTGACGGGCAGAGGCTCGTCGGAGCGCGCATGGTGGCCGCGGTCCGATGCGCTCCGCCGGCCAACAAACCCGAGCCGTCGGAACGGGCCGCCTGCTTCCCCTGGCTGGCCCGGGAGCTCGCGCTGGTCGCCGGAAGCGTACGGGTGGTGGTCGCGCTGGGGGGCTTCGCCTGGCAGGCGGTCTGGCCGGCCTTGAAGGACGCCGGATACGTCCTGCCGCGCCCGAGGCCGGCCTTCGGGCACGGAGCGGAGGTGGAGATCTCCCATGGCGGGCGTCCGGCGCATCTTCTCGGCTGTTACCACCCGAGCCAGCAGAACACCTTCACGGGCAGGGTGACCGCCGAGATGCTCGACCGGCTCTTTGCCAGGGCGAACGTCCTCCGCGGCTCGTGA